One Pyxicephalus adspersus chromosome 3, UCB_Pads_2.0, whole genome shotgun sequence genomic window carries:
- the C3H9orf85 gene encoding uncharacterized protein C9orf85 homolog isoform X2: MSSQRGNVQRSRPQKHKNATVYKNDKYDSSSRTKKINSKLHDGVCQHCKDVLEWRVKFSKYKPLSQPKKCVKCLQKSVRDAYHIICKPCAIQLEICAKCGKKEDIVVPVVSESQKDTPTAGEKADQDSNTDDDLDFDIDLDASDDERAKKNESSCKNTTNVNS, translated from the exons ATGAGTTCTCAGAGAGGCAACGTGCAGCGGTCCAGGCCGCAGAAACATAAAAACGCGACAGTATATAAGAATGATAAATATGACAGCAGCTCCCGGACTAAG AAGATAAATTCCAAGTTACATGATGGAGTTTGCCAACACTGTAAGGATGTACTGGAATGGAGGGTGAAGTTCAGCAAGTACAAACCACTGTCTCAGCCTAAGAAATG TGTTAAATGCCTACAAAAATCAGTGAGGGATGCTTATCACATCATATGCAAACCATGTGCTATTCAGCTTGAAATTTGTGCCAAATGTGGGAAAAAAGAAGACATTGTTGTGCC AGTTGTCAGCGAAAGCCAAAAAGACACGCCTACAGCAGGGGAAAAAGCCGACCAAGACAGCAATACAGATGATGACTTGGACTTTGATATAGACTTGGATGCCTCAGATGACGAGAGGGCAAAGAAAAATGAATCTTCATGTAAAAATACAACCAATGTTAACAGTTAA
- the C3H9orf85 gene encoding uncharacterized protein C9orf85 homolog isoform X1, producing MGTTAAAACVRQQHNWEPSTSTGSTMMAGSPSAMYALLYTSCPGQLPLRHEHNTKINSKLHDGVCQHCKDVLEWRVKFSKYKPLSQPKKCVKCLQKSVRDAYHIICKPCAIQLEICAKCGKKEDIVVPVVSESQKDTPTAGEKADQDSNTDDDLDFDIDLDASDDERAKKNESSCKNTTNVNS from the exons ATGGGGACAACAGCAGCCGCTGCCTGTGTGCGGCAACAACACAACTGGGAGCCATCCACCAGCACAGGAAGTACAATGATGGCAGGATCACCCAGTGCTATGTACG CCCTCCTCTACACGTCATGCCCCGGACAGCTGCCGCTCCGACATGAACACAACACG AAGATAAATTCCAAGTTACATGATGGAGTTTGCCAACACTGTAAGGATGTACTGGAATGGAGGGTGAAGTTCAGCAAGTACAAACCACTGTCTCAGCCTAAGAAATG TGTTAAATGCCTACAAAAATCAGTGAGGGATGCTTATCACATCATATGCAAACCATGTGCTATTCAGCTTGAAATTTGTGCCAAATGTGGGAAAAAAGAAGACATTGTTGTGCC AGTTGTCAGCGAAAGCCAAAAAGACACGCCTACAGCAGGGGAAAAAGCCGACCAAGACAGCAATACAGATGATGACTTGGACTTTGATATAGACTTGGATGCCTCAGATGACGAGAGGGCAAAGAAAAATGAATCTTCATGTAAAAATACAACCAATGTTAACAGTTAA